The sequence gtccggtggtccaccggacaggtcctgttcactgtccggtgcgccttctggcgcctcctCTGACTCTGCACGCGCAGTCCGCACTGTTCATTGTTCACTGTTCATTTTGCAATCGATCATTGGCGTTGTAGCCGTTGctcccgctggcacaccggacagtccggtgctacactggacagtccggtgaaaatTATAGTGGGGAgcgatttccagaaacccgaagatggcaagttcggagttgatctccctggtgcaccggacactgtccggtggtgcatcggacactgtctggtggcacaccggatagtccggtgcgccatactagggcagccttcggttgtctttgctcctttaatttgaaccctttcttttaactttgtattggtttgttgtgaacctttggcacctgtggaacatatattctagagcaaactagttagtctaattatttatgttgggcaattcaaccaccaaaatcatttagaaaaaggtttgaccctatttcccttttagttgtcccACCCGCGCTCCTAACCTCACCAGAATAGTAACTGTGGCGGGATAAAAGGGCAGCGGGGCTTACTGGCGGTGGTATAGCTCTAGCGAAGTGTCCATGGTGGTCGAGGAGGTCCTGGCGAACACGTCGATGGGCTCATGgcggtcggaggtggtcggagtcgCTCTGGCCGCGCGCGGGGGCGGAagagctcgtcggcggtgaggagtCCGGCCTAAACACGGCGGtagagttgaaagggaaatgtgcccttgggcaatttctattatgttttggtgattaagtgcccaacacatttaattaagttcttatgtgctaaatgaagagaaaaatgcaaatcaagacatgaggtatgtttctagacttagtacattgttttgagtactaacatattttgtctaagtgctagaaacaggaaaagaaagaattgcaaaagacttggctgtgtgcagccaaagtccagctcaacctagcacaccggactgtccgatggtgcatcagacagtgtccggtgcgccaggctagactccgttgaaaaggccgctctcgggaaaagttcagcggcgtacggctataattcaccagactgtccggtgagccaacggtcgccagcacaacggtcggccgcgtaatccgcgggcgacgcgtggcccgcagcaacggttGGTTGGGCACActgaactgtctggtgtgcaccggatagtgtcaggtgcgccaaccgatctcgaggaccaacggtcgaatgcgccagaaaaggaaagagatcgcgcaccggacagctacagggactgtccggtggtgcaccggactgtccggtgcaccacccgatagaaggcaagtttggccttccaagttggcctccaacggctcctagctaccttggggctataaaagggacccctaggcgcatggaggagctacccaagcttacaagaaacattctaagactccaagactccaacttcacacatttgattctttgagatagtgacttgagctctatttgagttgtgaactccgtgtgttgcgttttgagctcaagttgtgacttgtgtgcgtagttGTGCTGCGATttatgtcttgtgtgtgttgctcatcccgaccttactccgtgctttcattgtgatctttgttgtaagggcgagagactccaatcttgtggagattcctcgcaaacgggaataatcatctaaaggaaaaaccgtggtattcaagttgatcatcggatcacttgaaaggggttgagtgcaaccctcgtccattgggacaccacaacgtggaagtaggcaagtgttacttggccgaatcacgggataaaaatcgcgtgtcttgtgttgctcctctctgtgattatttgtgttcgcaagagcttgcTTCAAACTATTTAGCCGTAGtaacacttataactaagttttgtggctattagtatttgatttttacaggatcatttattcaccccccctctaggtgctctcaattggtatcagagcctttctcttcacgcaagggactaatcgcccaaagagatggatcctaagggaaaggggatggtggtcaacgacaagaagAAGGAGTCCTCCCTCAAtgagcctagagacgacaagcctaccgactcaggctcaagtcacaagaagagggatgggaagaagaagaggcgcatcaagaaaatcgtctactacaacagcgatgcctcttcatcttcaccaagagacgacaatGACGACGACTCATCATcgaaaaagaaaatggttaatcaaaattattcatttgattattctcgtattccattcaattctaatgctcatttactatcaattccacttgggaaacctctgcactttgatggagaagactactcattttggagtcataaaatgcgtagtcacctattttctctccatcctagtatttgggagattgttgaaaacggaatgtaTTTTGATAATACTGACAACCCagttttcataaatgagcaaattcataagaatgcacaagctaccactgttttgctagcatctttgtgcagggatgaatacaacaaggtgagcggcttggacaacaccaagcaaatttgggataccctcaagatatcacatgagggaaacaacgccaccatgatcaccaaaatggagttggtggaaaatAATATTGCTCTCTGGTTTCTATTTTTAGTgcccttttctatttttccaagGTTTGGGTGAAAATAAGTCCTAAGAGATAAAATTTGTTTAATCttgggtactggggtacttaacatttttaaacagtgtgACTATTGGTCAAGTATCTCCATAAATTTTCTCAAGCCTAGTCTAAAAGTTTTGCTATCGGTTTCCTTATTTTCAAGGTTTAATTAGTTTTCTCCTTTAATCCAAAACTCTAAAAAGTAATATAGGAAGTATGGGTTCTACTATTTTTGCTTGGTAGATTATATTATGCAGAgtccagtaaaattggtttgacctcaTTTGGATGAATAATACTCAAGTTATGTTTTTTCTAAGTCTGTTGTTTATTAAAAAGGAATTGAATTTCAAAATGGAAAAGGAAATCCACTTTGCGCTCGGGTCCCTGGTGTATTTTCCTTGCGATCCTTATAGACGGGTCCTCGGgctactattcatctgagtcactgacattgcggaaAGCTTGTGAGCTATCCCACCCGTGCTCGTAACCTCACCGGAATAGTAACCGTGGTAGAAGAAAGGGCGgtgaggcttaccggcggcggtcTAGCTCTAGCGAAGTGTCCACAGAGGTCAGGGAGGTCCTAGCGAACACGTCGATGGGCTGATGGCGGTCGGAGGTGGTCAGAGTCGCTTTGGCCGCGCGCGGGGGCGgaagagctcgtcggcggcgaggagtccggcttaAACATGGCAGTAGAGTTCAATTGGTCGGTTCGGGGTGCTTTACCAGGTGACGCAGAAGCTGTGCGCACGAGGAATTTGAGAATTGTGCagcggcttacccggtccacactCTCCGGTGGGCGgaggaagtccggcgagggtgatctaGCGTCTCCGGTGGGGTTGCGCTTGGTCTGAGGGCTTGGGAAGCTTCACGAGTCTCTAGTGAAGCTATCCGAGCAGCTGGCGTGGGTGAGGGGTGGCTGGGgtgagctggccacggtggccagaGCTCGGGTGGCTCGGCGGGCGGTGAGCTCTCGGTTCACGGTCAGGGCTCCAGTGATTGAGCGCGGTGAGTGTGCGAGGCTGAGGCAAGGATGTCCGAGGGGCTGACggcctttataggcgcgggcgcgtagCAGACTGACCGTGCGCGGGGGCGAGCGCGCGCAGGGGTTGGGCAAACGTCGgcatgccgaccagggtcgaacatgtGTGTGCGTTGTTTCTGCTCGAGTTTTGGCGTGTGTAGTCGCTCGTCCAGGCCTGTTCTTGCCTTGGTCAGTGAACAAAACCTCTTCCCCTTCCctcaagctaccgatcttgtgtggtgGTCAAAGGATTTGGTCTACTGGATCCAGAGATATTGAGCACTCAAGTAGGATCCGTCTCATAGCCCAAGCCCGAGGCAAATCcctggttttgtcgtgtctaagacccgaatcccaatgccatcttcagatatgtggtagaggggttagtttaACACAAAATCTTCATGAACGCGGGCAATCTTTGTAAGAGGGCTGAAATTCAATTAGGAGAAATCCTTATTTGCTTTGGGGCCCTCGGCTTGGGTGGTTTATTTAGggattttgcaaaatctttttgaGCCAACATTCTTACTATCTTTTGTAGGTTATTAGttgtattacaacttttataattggcccaagtcacgacaatgtgattttcttggtcttttattgaGTTTCTTTTCAATGTCCCATTGCTCTAAAGAAAAGGTTAGGGTTTTGGCATTTTCCTTCTTCCTTAAGCTTCATATGGTCAGGGTATGATTCTTAGGGTGAAAAAGACTTGATTAAGTTTTAGCTCCTCAAGATTGGTGCCTTTTGCTCCAATTaaaacacatgtgataatgggtcaTAATGTGGGTACTAAGGagaaaccctgagtaacacctagggtgttacacttGGTCGGGACCTCCTTTTGCTGAGTTGCTTGGCAAGGATTTGAACGGGACTCCTGCCACACTGAGTTGCTCGGTAGTGGCCCGGTTAACAAGTGGGCCGTCGAGAGTCTTGGGCCTACTTTAGGCATCTGGTTCCTGGGTACCCGACACTTTTATTATTGATAAGGTACGAGACTTCAATATTTTATATTTGGTGCTTAATTTTGCGATTAAAATTATCATATCTATTGAAATGTTTGTGGGTATGGGTACCCGATGGGTACCTGTTATCCGTTGTATGGGGTaattttatagccatggtggataTTGGGTATAGATAATGCAGTCTTTTCTCTGGTAAGTATGGTATGGCCAGTGGCGGATCTACACCCCGGGCCACCCGGTCCGTGACCCGGTGCTTGATTCATGTAACTCTATATAAGTCTCTATTTAATACGGTATAAAATAGTTAAGATaaaatgaagagaagaaaattTGGTAGATTTGGTCCGAGTCATAGAAAAATTCTGGATCCACGCCTGGGTATGGCATGACGTTGTGTGCCCGTGGATATCTTATCCGCTGCCATCCCGATATGGAAGCAACAACAATGAATGTATATGTACATTATTTTAGTGCAAGATAGTAATAAACTACTAGTGTTGACAATGCTACAATCAAGACAATTTAATAGAACTCAAGAAAATAAGTGGCAGCAATTGATCCACTAGTGTAGTATACCTACCACAGTCAGGGGAACAAAGTTATGCGTGGAGTGATCATGCCGTTCTCCACACCGGACCTGCCCCATGTCGGTTAGTTAAAAAAATAAACTCCTCCACGAACCGTCCTCACGAAATGACATCCGGGACCCACAAACCATCCCCATACCTCCCCCTCCCCGCCCTCCCCCGACCCAAGCAGCAGCCAGCAGGTAGAGCCGTAGAGGCATTGGATCCACGTGCGGATTCACGCGCGCAACCGGAAACTGGTACTCCGACCCACCAAAAGCAGCGACCATTAGTTCCCCCCTCCTTTTTATTAATTCCCTGGTTTAAACCAAGCAGCAAATTCTTGCCGTAGAAATTAGAACTCCCAACAGAAATAGGTGCGTCATCGCGTTCTTGTAATCTAGTAAAAGTCTTCCATTTTTCTGTGATCCTTCCCCTTCTCCCGCATCGATCGTCTCTCAAGAACAGAGGGTAGAATCACAGGTAGAAAGAAACAAGAACTGAATTAGCCAGTGGTAATTCCGGCCTGGCAGCTGAATCGTGACTCGTGAGTTCTTGCCCTCATTTTAGGGTTTCCTGTTCCTCGCCGCGATATAAGTCGCAGAAATCGTAACACTTTTTCTTTTTGGTCTTTGCCTCAGAATTCCTGACGAATTTCTCGTGGATTCCGTGGAGAAAAAGTGTGACCTTTCCGATGCAGTACAACCACCGCAGCcgcttgccgccgccgccgctgccgttcGGCCGCGGAGGGCATCCTCGCGGCCCCAAGCAGCCATGCTACGCTCCGCTTCCTCCGCCACCGTTTcctccggcgccgccgccgccgccgccgtcgctagAGCGCAAGTACGAGGTGCTTATGGAGGCCGGTCGCCTCGCCACCGAGTATCTGGTCGCCCAGGGCGTGCTCCCCCCGGCCGCTCTGCAGCGCGGCGCCGGCATCTCTGGCGCGTGGCCTGATCATCCTCTTCCTCCGCCACCGCAGCTGCAACAGCAGGAACCCCGGGGGGGTTATGGCCGGAGGCGGTACAAAGATGAATACAACAATAATCCTAGGCGAGCCAATGACACTAGTAGTAGCACCAGTAGCAGAGATGATTGCAGCCGTGGCAGCTACAATGGAAGAGGGAAGATGAAGTATGGGAAATACAGGAGGGGGTATTTGGATTCAGGGAGGGACAGGGAGAAGGAGAGGAGAAGGCCATTTCCAAATGGCCGGCGCTACGAGGAGGATAAGGATGAAGATGGGGCACCTGGGTTTCGGAGGGAGCGACACGGCAATCGGGGGAGTGATGAGGTGAGGCCTCATGATACAGAGGCACTGAGGGAAGGGACACCATTGACAGcgaaggctgtagaagggttctGCATGGAGGATGCAACGTCAAAGATTATGAGCTCTTTCAAAGATACTATTAAGGATTCTAATGATGCGCCAAAGGTGCCGGAGGAGACTGAGGAAGGCGAGGTGGAGGATGACAGGGAGACGCAGAATTCAGAAACTGAGGTAGTGAAGCAAGGGATAGATACCGATGTAAATCATGCTTCTTGTTATGTTATTACAGAGTCAAATCCCAACCAGTTATCAGATGGTAAGATTCAAGATGAGATTCCTGACGAGGAAGCTGAAGATGACAAAAAAGTTATGGATGAGGCTACTTTGGATCACAACACTTGTGATGGTGAGGTGACAAATATGGAAGTTGAGATGCACGTTGGTAAGGAGAGTTTGATTGACTATTGTAACTTCACGAGAACCCCAACAAGGCCTAGGTCAGCACGTGCACACAGAAATGCAGCATCTATCCCAGGAGAACCTGCAGTAGTTGAAACATTTGATTTAGTTTCTTCTGGTCAAGCTTCACATATGGTAAGCGCTGAATCTGCTGAGAGATTTTTTACTAAAATTGTGTCAGAAAACACAGAAGATAAATTTTGCCAAGAAAACACTAGCTCTGGTGATGTCCGTGCTCCACCAAAGGAGCTGAtgcttcttcaagaaaatggaatAACAGTTGTGACTGAAAACATGGCAGAAGATAATGTTGATGCAGAACCACATGTGGTCGTCCAGCAATATAAGGAAGAAACTAACCTATCTCCGTTAACAGATGCCCTCGAGAAGAGCTTGAGGCAGGAAATCACATTATCTCCATTTGCAGCTTCTCACAAGGATAGCTTGATGCAAGAGGGTGGCTTGATGCAAGAAGTTGATTTATCTCCGTTGACAGCTAATCACAGGGAGAGCTTCACTGAAGAAACCGAATTGCCACCATCAACAGCTTCTCACAAGGACAGCTTGATTGAGGGAACTGACTTAACTCAGACAATATCTTCTTATAATAATAACTTGAAATTGCAATTTAAGGAAGGAACACAGGTATGCGATATTGATATGCTGCCACAAGATGTGAACCTCATTGAGTTGCCCGATCAAAGGAAAATCATTGGTCGTGATGTTGGTGCTAAAGCTGTCACCGGAATGGAAGAAGGAAAGCTGGATCAATCTAGCTCACTAAATCTATCGGATGTTGACCTAGTTGGTGGTACAGAGGTTGCCGCTATACACAATAATCCAGTGTTGGTCCAGCTGTCTGCAGCTGGATCTTCCACAGAGTCAAATAATAAACAGCAACAAGATCCTGAAACTTTTACAGGTGCCAATGCCAGTCCTACAGATGATTTATGCCAGCTTCCATTAGATAATAAGGATGTTCAGGTAGTTAATATAGAATGTGGCACACCAGTTGAAGTTGGTGGATTTGGTTTGTCAAAATCAATACACAATAATCCAGTGTTGGTCCAGATGTCTGTAGCTGGATCTTCTGCAGAGTTAATTAATAAACAGCAAGAAGATCCTGAAACTTTTACAGGTGCCAATGCTAATCCTACAGATGATTTATGCCAGCTTCCATTAGACAATAAGGATGTTCAAGTAATTGACATAGAATGTGGCACACCAGTTGAAGTTGGTGGATTTGATTTGTCAAAGTCAAAGTGAGTTTCTTCAACTCCAGTTATTTTCTAGTCTATGTTGATCCAATAAATTACAATCTTTTTGTAGCGAAAATGTTTGCATCATATAGGAATTCTTGGCAGTCCTGAGACTATCTTCAACAGCTTACCCATCCTCATACCCATATTTAAACTACACTATGCGAACAGTGCATTCTACAATGTAGAACAGTGCAAAAAACAGTGTTTTGGATAAACTATGGTTAAACTGCTGGACACGGTCTGAACATGGTCTCCATAGTTCTGCATGTCTCTCTGACCTTTTTCCTGGCGTGTCAAGAGACCAGTCAGATAGATGGTTCATGATGGTGTTTGTTTTGTTAGCACACCAATATATTGTTTGTTTTTCAGTGTCATGGCATTTCAGCTAAAAGTTATACAATTTGATTCAACCAGAAATAAGATGGTATGCTCTAGCATGGATAGCATCATGGACCCTGGCGATGGAATACATACGGATGTTATTCCTGTTGTTCAAGATGGCTACAGCCTTGCATTTTCAGATTTTCTCAGTTCTGATATACCATGCTACCCGTCAATGCAATCAGATCTTCATGCTGGAATAAGTGCCAACGACTCAGAGGTGAGACGGGAGGCTTCCTGGTATTTTTATGTAGTTTTTTCCTACTTGCAGGCAATTAGTGAAGTTCCCGGAAATAATTACTGTATTTCTTGCATGAATAACATATGAGTAAAGTGCATTTCCAGTCCCTTAACTTGCGTCGGTGTGTCAACCTGGTCCATAAACTTTTAAAGTATGTCTTTTAAAGTCTTAATTGATGTTCGGGTCTTTGTTAGGTCCAAAACGGTTCGAAACAAACCCGGTAGCAAGTATTTCCTCCATCCATATTGCTATGGCCCATATGTCATTTCCTCCTTCCAACCATCGATCTGGGTTCGTGTTTTGCCCGCTGGCAGACCGGTTCCCAAGAAAGAGAGGGTGAGTGAAGCGCGGAGGAGAGAAACAAGTGTGCGGCGCCCAGCTCGGCCTCCGGCCGTGCTTCAcggcgcatctggcacctcctcagCTCCTTGGACCCTCCTCACCACAACCGCCGCCGCCTCAAATGCTGCCCCAGTGAGGCTAGCAAAGGCGGCGAGGCTGCTACAGCTGCGTCTACACCGTCGTCATCGTCTAACTGCACGCTCCCCTCCAACCCCAACGACGGGGGCAAGCTGCTCGTCCACGCCTACTACTCCACCGCCTCCTGCCTGTACGAGTGCTGTTTCGGTTTCACTACCTCTCCCTGTCCTCTTCTACCGCCAGACGCGTGCCACCAAGTGCATCCTCTCCCCCGAGCAGTCGAGCACCCTACAACCACCTGTGCCGTTGCTCCTGCAGGCGCTGAAACGGTTGCAGCCAGAAGGGATGGCCCGGCGGGCCACCCAGCAGCCACCAGAACGTGACCAGCTTTTGTAGGCTCACTTGCCCCAGGTGGAGCAGCAGATGCTCCGCCATGCCTGCGCCTGCAGCCGGACGGTTTGTCAGCAGCACCAGCGAGCTGTTGTGTCTCTGGCCGCGATAGAAGAGAAGCCAAGGAACCGAGAGGAAATGGGCCTGCAGACCAAGACTAGAATTGAGGACGACTTAATACGTGCTGAATGAATATACGAGCGGCAACGAGCGCACACTACCGGACGGAGGAAGAAGAAGGAGATGACAGGTAGGCCAAGGAAGAAGACTGAAAGACCTGCTACCGGATTTGTTTCGAACCGTTTTGGACCTAATAGAGACCCGAGCAGCGATTAAGACTTTAAGAGACACATTTTAAAACTTTATGGACCGGGTTGACACACCGGCGCAAGTTAAGGGACCGGAAATGCACTTTACTCAATAACATATTCAAACAATTCTCCCTTCTTTCAGGGTATTACCGTTATGGATGATCCTATATATGGGTCTCTCGCTGATATTGGTAAGTTGATGATTTTCTTCTGTTTCCTTAATACGTTCCTGTCCATGCCCACTTGTCTGTTTTTTGTGTACTCCCAGTTTCAGATGCATACGTACAAAATTTGCAGTCTCTTCATATCCTATGAACATAGCCATATATAGCTTAACAGttctgaaactatttttattccaAAATCACTTGTCAGTGTTGGTAGCACGTATCATTGGATCGTTTTCAAAGATTGCATGTGCAGTCGTGTTTTTAGATGGTCTTTCCTTTTAGTGGGGCAAATGTGGTTTATTGACCTTCGTTGACCCAAATGCGTTTTAGATGGCCCTTCCTCTTTTGGGTTGCCTTATGCGAGAATAGCTGGAATGATCTTTATTGAGTATTGACCATACTCAGGCACTACTGGATGCAACCTCTTTTGTTTTATTAGGAATGGAACAAAGATGTAGTTTATAACTTCACTTACATGTCGTTTACCATATTTCTGTTGGCTTAATTGGAAATGATATTGCCAAATAATGATAGTAGTTGTACCCCCAGTGAACTTATAAATTGATAAAAAAATTGTCCATGAAAATTACAAATACATGATGCGGTCATTATTCATTAGCCAGCAAGTTAATCTGTACAGTGCAACGAGTAAATCTCAGGCTAGAGTGAATGAACTTAAAATCACGTTTTGGCCCTTAGTCTTCCTGGCATTTATGGATTGTGGAACTTTGAAGAACACATTTAGGTTAGGATTGCTACTTATGTTGTGCGGTCTGTTGACCTAGAAATTTTAGCCAAGGGATGATTTCTTGGGTCACTAATTTATCTAAGCAACTTTCCAGTACTTGAGCAAAGACCCTCGACTACGATGAGATCCTCATCGTCTTGCCCTTTGAATCCTAGCTGGTACAGCCTTCACATACCTTCTACAGTGCAAAAGCCACAGTACTCTCTTGTGTAACCCTCTAATCCTCTATCTGTTATTTTGGGCTCCCATCTGTCTGAGGCATACAGACCTTACCCTGGCCGGTATTCAAACTTGGTGACTACGACACAATGGTTTTTTGCATTGTAACTTTTTTTAGCCAATGGTTTTTGCATTGTACTGTACTTTAAAAGTGTTTGCTGGATGATATATTTGTCGGATGATACCAGAGTAAGTTAATTCCAAAAGCTAAAACGATTTCTTCGTCCATATTGTTTCAGGTTTCATGGACATGTGGGGGCAGCCCACTCAAGACTACGACAAATTCTTCTAGGCTGCCGCCGAAGGCCCAAGTTCATGAATTTGACAAGGAAAATTAGTTGAGTTAGCTCAGTACAGGCGACAATAAATAGATCGGGTTATATCAGATAAATTAGTTGAGTTTAGCAGCAAGATCGGCCGGGCCAATGCAGCCCGCCTCTCCGACTTGTCCTCGGACAGAAGGTTTGGATTGGATGGAGCCACCCGTTGGCCCGTGACCGTCCTGGCCGCGGCGCAAGGTCGCAGCCGCCATGCCCAATAAGGCCTTAGTTCGGTTTGAGATGGattaaagagatccacctctaacCGAACAAGCCGACATGGAGGAAAGTCCTAAGCCGACATGGCGACACAGCCGCAGGATTTACGGTGCCTCGTCTCATCTGCCACCGTCTTCGTCCGGCCCTAGCCCCTAGCACAGCACGTAGCCGGACTTGTGTCCACCAAAGCATCAGTTGTAATTAGTTGCAGTCCATGATAATTCTTAATCCCGTTGTTAGCCCGACTGTGGAGATAATTTGCAATAGTTGACCACCTGATTTGTTCATGACAGCAGTTTAAAACTGGATTAACGTAGACATAGGCGCTACTAGATGACGGACATGCGTAAAAGGTGCGTTTTGCAGTACTTGTTGCCTATGAATCCCGTGAAAACAGACATCGCTTTTTTCTCGCGACAAAAGAATCAAGAGATGTCACCTTTCAGTACTGTTTCATTATGTTGAGTTCAATTTTATTTCGGTGTAATCATGAGTTTCAGTGTCACTCGAATCAGACAACCAGAGTGGCAGCGGACTGCACTGGGGAGAGGGAGCCGCGCCAAACGGCGATGCGCAAACAAGCGCTCTTCGCGTATGGGGATTCGCAGCTCTACATGTTTAAAGATCATGTTTAAAGGATctttgttcggttctaccccaatccatatggattgagtgggTTTCAATCCTAGAGTCAAAATTTGTTCTCATCCATATCAATCCTCTTCAATTTATATGGATTGAAAAAACCGAACAAGTACTAAGGTGGGTGTGGTTATAAATCATTGTGAGTTATGACAAGAGGAGAAAAACTGGGATTCATCATTCTTCGCATGTATGATCACAACAGCATGTCTGTCTCCAATTCACTCTTGTTTTCAATCATGTATACCAATCATGTCACAATTTCCATGCACATAAACAGAAATTGGTTGAATTGGAATGCTATCTAAACAGAGATAATCACATTTCAGCATGTTGACATAACAGCCATACACATGGCTGGCTACAATGCTGAATTGCAAAAAGGCAGAGTACCTCCTACATGCGCGTGCAGGAGGTGTCGAAGTCGTCGGGCGCAACCCTGGCGATCCACTCAGCAAGGCTCCTCTTGACCTCGCCGTGGTTGACGAAGGCGAGCTCGTACATGCTGCACAGGTTGACCACCACCGTCTCGTTGAGCGCCGCCGTGGGGACCCTCTCGAGGGCACCCTCCAGCACCTTGATGGCGTCGCCGAGGTCCCGCGAGTACATGAGGCACAGCGCCTTGTTGTT is a genomic window of Zea mays cultivar B73 chromosome 5, Zm-B73-REFERENCE-NAM-5.0, whole genome shotgun sequence containing:
- the LOC103627269 gene encoding uncharacterized protein isoform X2, which produces MQYNHRSRLPPPPLPFGRGGHPRGPKQPCYAPLPPPPFPPAPPPPPPSLERKYEVLMEAGRLATEYLVAQGVLPPAALQRGAGISGAWPDHPLPPPPQLQQQEPRGGYGRRRYKDEYNNNPRRANDTSSSTSSRDDCSRGSYNGRGKMKYGKYRRGYLDSGRDREKERRRPFPNGRRYEEDKDEDGAPGFRRERHGNRGSDEVRPHDTEALREGTPLTAKAVEGFCMEDATSKIMSSFKDTIKDSNDAPKVPEETEEGEVEDDRETQNSETEVVKQGIDTDVNHASCYVITESNPNQLSDGKIQDEIPDEEAEDDKKVMDEATLDHNTCDGEVTNMEVEMHVGKESLIDYCNFTRTPTRPRSARAHRNAASIPGEPAVVETFDLVSSGQASHMVSAESAERFFTKIVSENTEDKFCQENTSSGDVRAPPKELMLLQENGITVVTENMAEDNVDAEPHVVVQQYKEETNLSPLTDALEKSLRQEITLSPFAASHKDSLMQEGGLMQEVDLSPLTANHRESFTEETELPPSTASHKDSLIEGTDLTQTISSYNNNLKLQFKEGTQVCDIDMLPQDVNLIELPDQRKIIGRDVGAKAVTGMEEGKLDQSSSLNLSDVDLVGGTEVAAIHNNPVLVQLSAAGSSTESNNKQQQDPETFTGANASPTDDLCQLPLDNKDVQVVNIECGTPVEVGGFGLSKSIHNNPVLVQMSVAGSSAELINKQQEDPETFTGANANPTDDLCQLPLDNKDVQVIDIECGTPVEVGGFDLSKSKNKMVCSSMDSIMDPGDGIHTDVIPVVQDGYSLAFSDFLSSDIPCYPSMQSDLHAGISANDSEGITVMDDPIYGSLADIGFMDMWGQPTQDYDKFF
- the LOC103627269 gene encoding uncharacterized protein isoform X1; this encodes MQYNHRSRLPPPPLPFGRGGHPRGPKQPCYAPLPPPPFPPAPPPPPPSLERKYEVLMEAGRLATEYLVAQGVLPPAALQRGAGISGAWPDHPLPPPPQLQQQEPRGGYGRRRYKDEYNNNPRRANDTSSSTSSRDDCSRGSYNGRGKMKYGKYRRGYLDSGRDREKERRRPFPNGRRYEEDKDEDGAPGFRRERHGNRGSDEVRPHDTEALREGTPLTAKAVEGFCMEDATSKIMSSFKDTIKDSNDAPKVPEETEEGEVEDDRETQNSETEVVKQGIDTDVNHASCYVITESNPNQLSDGKIQDEIPDEEAEDDKKVMDEATLDHNTCDGEVTNMEVEMHVGKESLIDYCNFTRTPTRPRSARAHRNAASIPGEPAVVETFDLVSSGQASHMVSAESAERFFTKIVSENTEDKFCQENTSSGDVRAPPKELMLLQENGITVVTENMAEDNVDAEPHVVVQQYKEETNLSPLTDALEKSLRQEITLSPFAASHKDSLMQEGGLMQEVDLSPLTANHRESFTEETELPPSTASHKDSLIEGTDLTQTISSYNNNLKLQFKEGTQVCDIDMLPQDVNLIELPDQRKIIGRDVGAKAVTGMEEGKLDQSSSLNLSDVDLVGGTEVAAIHNNPVLVQLSAAGSSTESNNKQQQDPETFTGANASPTDDLCQLPLDNKDVQVVNIECGTPVEVGGFGLSKSIHNNPVLVQMSVAGSSAELINKQQEDPETFTGANANPTDDLCQLPLDNKDVQVIDIECGTPVEVGGFDLSKSNVMAFQLKVIQFDSTRNKMVCSSMDSIMDPGDGIHTDVIPVVQDGYSLAFSDFLSSDIPCYPSMQSDLHAGISANDSEGITVMDDPIYGSLADIGFMDMWGQPTQDYDKFF